The nucleotide sequence GTGAAAATACCCGCCTTGATATTTACCTTACTTTAATTCTCCCCGATCTAAGTCGGACTCAAATCCAAAATATGATTCGAGACGGATTGGTATTGGTGAATGATCAACCATCTAAATCGGGATTAAAATTGGATGGGAGCGAGTCGATTGAATATTCGCTTCCTGAAAAAGAACCTGAACTAAACTATATTGAACCGGAAGAAATTCCTTTGGATATTCTATTTGAAGATGAGGATATCATCGCCATCAACAAACCGGCGGGTATGGTGGTTCATCCCGGCGTTGGAAATAAATCCGGCACCTTGGTAAATGCACTGGCATTTCATTTTGATAATTTATCGGATATTAATGGAAACCTCCGTCCGGGGATTGTTCACCGCCTTGATGAGTATACTACTGGTGTAATTTTAGTAGCAAAGCATAATAAGGCACATGCGCACTTGGCTTCTCAGTTTGAAAACAGGAGCGTTCAAAAAGAATATGTGGGCGTTACATGGGGACATTGGAAGGATTCAGAAGGCTCGATTGACGGTGCAATAAAACGAAAACGCAGCGATCCAACTACTTACCAAATTGATGAATCGGGAAGGCAGGCTTTGACCCACTACAAAACAGTTAATCAGGGGTCAATTTTGAGTGAAGTAAAATTTTTCCCAAAAACTGGACGGACTCATCAAATACGCGTACATTCTGCCAGTATGAATCATCCAATATTCGGAGATGAAAAATATGGGGGCAGTTTAAGTAAAGCCAAAGGATTTATTCCTGAGGTCACAAGTACGCTCCGTCAATTATTCAAGGGGATTAACCGTCATGCCCTCCATGCGCGAAAAATATCTTTTCAGCATCCTTCCTCTGGTGAAAGTATTCAAATTGAAGCGTCGATTCCAGATGATATAAAAACACTTATTCAAGGATTCGATTTGATCCATGGATAATTTTGACATGATATTAGATGATTTTTACTCCTACCTGGAAAAAGAACGAGGATGCTCATCCCACACACTGCGTGCCTACAAAAATGATTTGAATCGGTTCACATTATTTCTTACCAATAAAATTGAAAACATATCCGGACTTCAAGATGTGGATCGCCATACCATAAGGGAATTTTTAGGATTTGAATTCGATGCACAATTATCAAGTAAAACAGTCGCGCGACGGTTGGCTTCCATCAAATCATTTTTTAAATATTTAATGCGATCAGAGCAGATTGAAAATAATCCAGCCATCCATGTAAAATCACCAAAGATTCCCCAGTCATTACCCAATTTTATTGATGAAAAAGTAATCGATGCCTTAATGGAAAGTCCTGATGATAATACGGCCATGGGGATGAGGGATCGTGCCATTTTAGAATTATTCTACAGTACAGGTATTCGGTTAAGTGAATTAATAGCACTGAATATTGGTTCTGTGGACGCGGTTCGACAATTGATAAAAGTTCATGGAAAAGGGGATAAAGAACGGTTGATTCCCTTTGGAAACAGAGCGAAATTTTGGTTAGAAAATTATCTGAAAAATCGAGCCTTGTCATTCAGTTCTACACCTCAAAAAATACCATTGTTTGTAAACGCTAAAGAAAAACGCGTTCCAACTAGTACAGTCCAAAGAAGAATTCGCAACTACATAAAATTTGTAGCAGAAGGGAAACGGTTAGGACCACATATTTTGCGTCATTCTTTCGCGACTCATATGATGGATAAAGGTGCAGATATTCGCGCGGTAAAGGATTTGTTGGGACATAGTAGCTTATCCTCAACGCAGGTATATACACATATACAGCCTGAAAAAATGAAAAAAATATATAGTCAAGCCCACCCCCACGGTAGCAAATAGGAGAGCATATGCTTGTCGATGGAAAAGATTTAGGACTCGATTCGCTTGGATTAACC is from Candidatus Neomarinimicrobiota bacterium and encodes:
- a CDS encoding RluA family pseudouridine synthase, yielding MSKKILSASGGENTRLDIYLTLILPDLSRTQIQNMIRDGLVLVNDQPSKSGLKLDGSESIEYSLPEKEPELNYIEPEEIPLDILFEDEDIIAINKPAGMVVHPGVGNKSGTLVNALAFHFDNLSDINGNLRPGIVHRLDEYTTGVILVAKHNKAHAHLASQFENRSVQKEYVGVTWGHWKDSEGSIDGAIKRKRSDPTTYQIDESGRQALTHYKTVNQGSILSEVKFFPKTGRTHQIRVHSASMNHPIFGDEKYGGSLSKAKGFIPEVTSTLRQLFKGINRHALHARKISFQHPSSGESIQIEASIPDDIKTLIQGFDLIHG
- a CDS encoding tyrosine recombinase XerC — its product is MDNFDMILDDFYSYLEKERGCSSHTLRAYKNDLNRFTLFLTNKIENISGLQDVDRHTIREFLGFEFDAQLSSKTVARRLASIKSFFKYLMRSEQIENNPAIHVKSPKIPQSLPNFIDEKVIDALMESPDDNTAMGMRDRAILELFYSTGIRLSELIALNIGSVDAVRQLIKVHGKGDKERLIPFGNRAKFWLENYLKNRALSFSSTPQKIPLFVNAKEKRVPTSTVQRRIRNYIKFVAEGKRLGPHILRHSFATHMMDKGADIRAVKDLLGHSSLSSTQVYTHIQPEKMKKIYSQAHPHGSK